A region of Chloroflexota bacterium DNA encodes the following proteins:
- a CDS encoding 2-hydroxyacyl-CoA dehydratase, with translation MVVDSKTERRERGLRRIREEIDWYKTTLKELDKLTTDETKLWAPLMRAQLEQYEKTLRCVEERKPLLASYWSICPEVYRAMDIHYFNVQGHHFQQSQARFVIRELEECDKLGLARDNCSLLRLAMYYIASGLMPTPTMIIHKLEPCDALLGLHEAVRTHKEWRDIPHYSLDPPYWEDDRTLDYYAGEVNGVVSFLEEQTGKKLDVDRLREIIKESNKQYELWAEYNELRRAVPCPHGYDLSAQLYPMVQIFWTGDPRCTAWLRDMVGDAEERVRTKKGWLEREKVRVIWFDVYCIWLRDLNAWLEQEWAANIVMDMSSYCPYTLIDTSNEHTMFKGLGKRTLCDQIMVRQVRGSADRLLSDLQRMIKDHKADAVIPPTHIGHKDQIASLGLIREVCRDAGVACLDMGMVDIFDPRYTTIDEIKDRLSRYLITMGLG, from the coding sequence ATGGTTGTAGATAGCAAGACGGAGAGAAGGGAAAGGGGGTTGAGGCGTATCAGGGAGGAGATCGATTGGTATAAGACCACCCTCAAAGAGTTGGACAAGTTGACGACCGACGAGACCAAACTGTGGGCTCCGTTGATGAGGGCTCAGTTAGAGCAGTATGAGAAAACCTTACGGTGCGTCGAGGAGCGCAAACCTTTGCTAGCGAGCTACTGGTCCATCTGTCCGGAGGTATACAGGGCCATGGATATCCATTACTTTAACGTTCAGGGCCACCATTTCCAGCAGTCTCAGGCTCGCTTTGTCATAAGGGAACTCGAAGAATGCGATAAGCTGGGGCTAGCCAGGGACAATTGCAGTCTCCTCAGGCTGGCAATGTACTACATAGCTTCTGGCCTTATGCCAACTCCCACCATGATTATTCACAAGCTGGAGCCATGCGATGCCCTTTTGGGCTTGCACGAAGCAGTCAGGACCCACAAAGAGTGGCGTGACATTCCCCATTACTCTCTTGATCCGCCCTATTGGGAGGATGACCGTACGTTGGATTATTATGCTGGTGAAGTTAATGGTGTCGTGTCCTTCCTTGAAGAGCAGACCGGAAAGAAACTGGATGTTGACCGGCTGCGAGAGATCATAAAGGAGTCCAACAAACAATATGAGCTATGGGCTGAATACAACGAACTGCGACGGGCGGTGCCATGTCCTCACGGCTATGACCTATCGGCTCAACTGTATCCTATGGTGCAAATCTTTTGGACAGGTGATCCCAGATGTACTGCCTGGTTGAGGGATATGGTGGGTGATGCCGAGGAGCGAGTGCGAACAAAGAAGGGTTGGTTGGAGCGCGAAAAGGTCAGGGTGATCTGGTTTGATGTCTATTGCATCTGGCTCAGGGATTTGAACGCTTGGTTGGAACAGGAGTGGGCGGCGAACATTGTCATGGATATGAGCAGCTACTGTCCATACACGCTAATTGACACCTCAAACGAGCATACTATGTTCAAGGGGCTGGGCAAGAGGACTCTCTGTGACCAGATCATGGTAAGGCAGGTGCGGGGTTCGGCAGATAGACTGCTCTCCGACTTGCAGCGAATGATCAAGGATCATAAGGCAGATGCTGTCATCCCACCCACTCACATCGGCCATAAGGACCAAATTGCTAGCCTTGGCCTGATAAGGGAGGTCTGCCGCGATGCCGGAGTTGCCTGCTTGGATATGGGAATGGTTGACATCTTTGACCCGAGGTACACGACTATAGACGAGATAAAGGACAGATTGAGTCGGTACCTAATCACCATGGGTCTTGGCTAA
- a CDS encoding 2-hydroxyacyl-CoA dehydratase — protein MDSKTKTKALQEFTEATGTILNPALRGWKEGGGKVVGYFCSYVPEEIITAAGFLPFRMRATGSTGTELADRYLSDCNCSFVRNCFNMVLSGEYDFLDGVVWCNSCDHVRRVHDNWKHKVKTPSFLHFLSLPKKTGEKQVRWYQEELALFKDSLASHFGMEITDECLWEAIRRHNQKRRLQRRLYKLRKGERPPVTGAETLAVMVAGTAMPLEQYGQLLSDLLSELARSEGNANYRARLMIVGGILDDPSYIKVIEDQGGLVVTDMLCFGSKIMWEDVDEGAKEPLETLARYSIKDRPGCPRFFGVHERRAAFIRDMIREFKVDGVIGERLMFCDGWAYEHYMLDKDFKEEGVPHLMLDREYLLGAVGQLRTRVQAFLESIGR, from the coding sequence TTGGACAGTAAGACAAAGACAAAGGCCTTACAGGAGTTCACTGAAGCCACAGGGACCATTCTTAACCCCGCACTGCGTGGTTGGAAGGAGGGGGGAGGGAAGGTAGTAGGGTATTTCTGTTCCTATGTGCCAGAGGAGATCATCACGGCTGCTGGCTTTTTGCCCTTCCGAATGAGGGCCACGGGTAGCACGGGGACAGAGCTAGCAGACCGGTATTTGAGCGACTGCAATTGCAGCTTTGTTCGTAACTGCTTCAATATGGTACTTAGCGGGGAGTACGATTTTCTTGATGGGGTGGTCTGGTGTAACTCATGTGACCATGTGCGCCGCGTACATGATAACTGGAAGCACAAGGTGAAGACCCCCTCTTTTCTCCACTTTCTCAGTCTTCCCAAGAAGACGGGGGAGAAGCAAGTGCGCTGGTACCAGGAGGAACTGGCACTTTTCAAAGACAGCCTGGCGTCGCACTTTGGCATGGAAATCACTGACGAGTGTCTGTGGGAGGCAATAAGACGCCATAATCAGAAGCGGCGTCTCCAGCGGAGGCTCTACAAACTGAGGAAAGGCGAAAGGCCGCCGGTTACCGGTGCCGAAACACTAGCTGTTATGGTGGCTGGCACGGCCATGCCCTTGGAGCAGTACGGCCAGTTGCTTTCTGACTTACTGAGTGAACTGGCACGATCAGAAGGCAATGCTAACTATCGGGCTAGGTTGATGATAGTGGGCGGCATACTCGACGATCCGTCCTACATCAAAGTGATTGAAGACCAGGGTGGCCTGGTAGTCACGGACATGCTGTGCTTTGGCTCCAAGATCATGTGGGAGGATGTGGATGAAGGGGCGAAAGAGCCCTTGGAGACTCTTGCTCGATACTCCATCAAAGACCGTCCCGGCTGTCCGCGATTTTTCGGAGTTCATGAAAGAAGAGCAGCTTTCATTCGGGACATGATCCGAGAGTTCAAGGTAGATGGAGTTATTGGCGAGCGGCTAATGTTTTGCGATGGGTGGGCTTATGAGCATTACATGCTCGACAAAGATTTCAAGGAGGAAGGTGTTCCCCATCTGATGTTGGATAGGGAATACCTCCTGGGAGCAGTGGGCCAATTGAGAACCAGGGTTCAGGCATTTCTGGAGAGCATAGGGAGGTAA
- a CDS encoding competence/damage-inducible protein A: MTYWISGGKSWMLPCWICGWKSSTLKTGYERSNITMEQFHLLQKTELRIERISVRNANLNDVATVVANTLGMERDRVIVTDLRDDTITIDILKESVDAYAIVGKQDELLAGLADLPGIDIAAGVSISSHGMLSWVAMDERKTRRALKHSEKIAGEIRQKLSKRAVVFSTGFEVATGQVQDTNMLTIAKRLQAEGYSVARGPTLVDDEWLIAGKLKQAAYDDGYGLVVVTGGVGAEDKDRTIEAMLVLDPEAATPYVCKYEKGTGRHLKDSVRIGVGQVGETLIVALPGPNDEVKSSLDILVKGLKSHSDKHALAEGIAENLREKMRKKMSH, translated from the coding sequence TTGACATACTGGATATCGGGCGGCAAATCGTGGATGCTCCCCTGTTGGATATGCGGATGGAAGTCATCCACGTTGAAGACAGGCTATGAGAGGAGCAATATCACCATGGAGCAGTTCCACCTTCTGCAAAAGACGGAATTGAGGATCGAGCGAATATCCGTACGAAACGCAAATCTGAACGACGTTGCGACAGTCGTGGCGAATACCCTGGGTATGGAGCGTGATAGGGTCATCGTCACGGATTTGCGCGATGACACCATCACTATCGATATTCTCAAGGAAAGCGTGGATGCCTATGCCATTGTGGGAAAGCAGGATGAATTGCTGGCCGGGCTGGCAGACCTGCCCGGGATCGATATAGCCGCAGGCGTATCGATCTCTTCCCACGGCATGCTGAGCTGGGTTGCCATGGATGAAAGGAAAACCAGGCGAGCTCTAAAGCATTCGGAAAAGATCGCAGGGGAAATTCGCCAAAAACTATCAAAGAGGGCTGTCGTCTTCTCCACCGGATTTGAAGTTGCCACCGGTCAGGTCCAGGATACCAATATGCTGACTATCGCCAAGAGGTTACAGGCCGAGGGCTATTCAGTAGCCCGAGGCCCCACTCTGGTTGATGATGAATGGCTAATTGCTGGCAAATTGAAACAGGCTGCGTATGATGATGGTTATGGTTTGGTAGTAGTTACCGGTGGCGTGGGAGCTGAAGACAAAGACCGTACCATTGAGGCCATGCTAGTTTTAGACCCGGAAGCTGCTACACCGTATGTCTGCAAGTATGAAAAGGGAACTGGCAGGCACCTCAAGGATAGTGTCAGAATTGGTGTTGGGCAGGTCGGCGAGACTTTGATAGTGGCGCTGCCCGGTCCCAACGATGAGGTCAAATCAAGCCTCGATATCCTTGTGAAGGGCCTCAAATCTCATTCAGATAAACACGCCCTGGCCGAGGGTATCGCAGAGAACCTG
- a CDS encoding CoA activase — MIVVGGCDVGSATGKAVVMNDGTIASYVVILSTTRPEVTARLAMDEAIKKAGLVSIEDLSYIVGTGYGRLRVPFAAENISEITCHAYGAHWLCPTVRTVIDIGGQDCKVMSVSSEGKVNDFVMNDKCAAGTGRFFEAMARVLDCGLEGLSRLPLQATKPAKISSQCSVFAESEVITLVNDGVDLADIVAGLNQSIASRLATMVGRVGLIEDVALTGGCAKNQGLVRALQDKLQAKVITLPEDPQIVGALGAALIARGKIDRKP, encoded by the coding sequence ATGATTGTCGTTGGAGGTTGCGATGTAGGTTCTGCCACTGGGAAAGCAGTGGTGATGAACGACGGGACAATCGCGTCCTATGTAGTTATCTTGTCGACCACCCGACCCGAGGTTACAGCACGCTTGGCTATGGACGAGGCCATCAAGAAGGCTGGCCTGGTTTCGATCGAGGATTTAAGCTACATTGTGGGCACGGGCTACGGTCGCCTCAGAGTCCCTTTTGCTGCAGAGAACATCTCGGAGATAACATGCCACGCTTACGGTGCCCATTGGCTTTGTCCCACAGTCCGAACGGTGATCGATATCGGCGGGCAGGATTGCAAGGTAATGTCCGTCAGCAGTGAAGGCAAGGTTAATGACTTTGTCATGAACGACAAGTGCGCTGCTGGAACTGGAAGGTTTTTTGAAGCTATGGCCAGAGTGCTCGATTGTGGCCTGGAAGGACTCTCCCGTCTGCCTCTACAAGCAACCAAACCGGCAAAAATTAGCAGCCAGTGTAGCGTGTTTGCTGAATCCGAGGTTATAACCCTGGTCAACGACGGCGTCGATCTGGCAGACATTGTGGCTGGCCTAAACCAGTCGATAGCCAGCAGGTTGGCTACCATGGTAGGGAGAGTTGGCCTTATAGAAGACGTGGCTCTGACGGGCGGATGTGCGAAGAACCAGGGATTGGTGAGGGCATTGCAAGATAAGTTGCAGGCAAAAGTGATTACCCTTCCTGAGGACCCTCAAATCGTAGGTGCGCTGGGAGCAGCACTCATAGCCAGGGGAAAAATCGACAGAAAGCCGTGA
- a CDS encoding 4Fe-4S dicluster domain-containing protein gives MKVVKFLAQVDKTKCVGDKLCEEMCPTGAIRVVGKKAEVDKKATVDSEKCLACARCMDRCQKDAVTMVPRGQPKVFGTSTEGVDHAKIRELCRKAHRQPYELVCVCTFTLAEEIAAAIIKGARSVREVALMTGVLSGCQQFCSPVIQRMLKAYGVDIAKAGAPLTYDQTFSLWDIPEEIQQKYPGYYFKEDAEMATRLRSE, from the coding sequence ATGAAGGTGGTGAAATTCCTAGCTCAGGTGGACAAAACAAAGTGCGTGGGCGACAAGCTGTGCGAGGAGATGTGCCCCACTGGGGCAATCAGAGTAGTGGGGAAAAAAGCCGAGGTGGACAAGAAGGCCACGGTGGACAGTGAGAAATGTCTTGCCTGCGCCAGGTGTATGGACAGATGTCAGAAAGACGCGGTAACCATGGTTCCCCGTGGGCAACCGAAGGTGTTTGGGACATCCACTGAGGGCGTTGATCATGCCAAGATCAGGGAACTCTGCCGCAAGGCCCATCGCCAACCGTATGAGCTGGTGTGCGTCTGCACCTTTACCCTGGCGGAGGAAATTGCTGCAGCCATCATCAAAGGGGCTAGGTCCGTTCGGGAAGTCGCCCTAATGACCGGAGTGCTCAGTGGGTGCCAGCAGTTCTGTAGCCCGGTGATACAGAGGATGCTAAAGGCCTATGGGGTGGACATTGCCAAGGCTGGAGCACCACTAACATATGATCAGACGTTTTCGTTATGGGATATCCCCGAGGAGATACAGCAGAAATACCCGGGCTATTACTTCAAAGAGGACGCGGAGATGGCTACCCGGCTGCGCAGTGAGTAG
- a CDS encoding ABC transporter substrate-binding protein: MRHNWKRAVACLTALALVAAICLGCGDHERKERVTIVIGESIDLTGPASPAEIPVHEVIEDIVRYYNEEGLIPGVRIKVATYDNQFNPGRDMLGYEWCKNRGAKVIIGVHDLTAETLKPFAEKDKVPVATVSYTDFAATPPGWVFIFGSHTTYQIITLLKWISQNRWDYVAKGRVPKIGFYGWSEAMNIHMEKTMREYCQAHPDKFEWVGGFMTPVGTTICAGQIEKLKDCDYICPWFMAGAFFMRDFRGRGYAATFISDSGNIGYYEFYIDLCGWGVLDGKLTTNIVPWWTEQSPAVDLIKQVVDRYHSGQARMPASYEGAFHLIYSIFEVLRQAVDEVGAERFDGQAFYNAAVKFKVKWEGLPEWGFSDTKRYLIDDVAIHEWRANVEDMVRVSDWLPLAKE; the protein is encoded by the coding sequence ATGAGACACAACTGGAAAAGGGCAGTAGCTTGTCTTACGGCTTTGGCGCTAGTAGCTGCGATTTGCCTAGGTTGCGGCGATCATGAAAGAAAGGAGCGGGTTACTATCGTAATAGGAGAATCAATAGACCTTACAGGCCCAGCCTCACCCGCCGAGATTCCTGTGCATGAGGTAATAGAGGATATAGTCAGGTATTACAATGAAGAAGGCCTTATCCCAGGGGTAAGAATAAAGGTAGCCACTTATGACAACCAGTTCAACCCTGGGCGGGACATGCTTGGCTATGAGTGGTGTAAGAACCGGGGGGCAAAGGTAATTATTGGTGTTCATGATCTGACAGCAGAGACTCTAAAACCCTTTGCAGAGAAAGACAAGGTGCCGGTAGCCACGGTTAGTTACACCGACTTCGCGGCAACGCCTCCGGGATGGGTATTCATCTTCGGCTCTCATACTACTTACCAGATAATTACCCTTCTGAAATGGATCAGCCAAAATCGCTGGGACTATGTCGCGAAAGGAAGGGTGCCCAAGATCGGCTTCTATGGTTGGAGTGAAGCCATGAACATACACATGGAGAAAACAATGAGGGAGTATTGCCAGGCTCACCCAGACAAGTTTGAATGGGTTGGTGGCTTCATGACCCCAGTAGGCACCACGATCTGTGCTGGTCAGATAGAAAAGCTGAAAGACTGTGACTACATATGTCCATGGTTTATGGCCGGAGCCTTCTTCATGAGGGACTTTCGGGGTAGGGGATATGCCGCCACGTTCATCTCTGACTCTGGCAATATTGGCTATTATGAGTTCTACATTGACCTATGTGGCTGGGGAGTCCTGGACGGAAAGTTGACAACTAATATAGTTCCATGGTGGACTGAACAGTCTCCAGCAGTCGATCTCATCAAACAAGTTGTTGACAGATACCACTCTGGGCAAGCGAGGATGCCTGCATCTTACGAAGGCGCATTTCATCTTATATATTCTATCTTCGAGGTCTTGCGGCAGGCAGTTGATGAGGTGGGGGCCGAGCGTTTCGACGGCCAAGCCTTCTACAACGCAGCTGTAAAATTTAAGGTGAAATGGGAAGGTCTGCCGGAATGGGGCTTCAGCGACACCAAACGCTATCTGATAGACGACGTTGCTATCCATGAATGGAGGGCCAACGTGGAGGATATGGTGAGGGTCAGTGACTGGCTACCATTGGCGAAAGAGTGA